A stretch of Desulfonispora thiosulfatigenes DSM 11270 DNA encodes these proteins:
- a CDS encoding IS3 family transposase yields the protein YGIAKRPTAKSVMDALDKAIKITSDCPYRRTFHSDQGWAYQMRAYSNRLKEERIFQSMSRKGNCYDNSVMENFFGLLKQEIYYGVVYYSYEELKSEIERYINYYNEKRIKEKLGWLSPVQYRLSLQAA from the coding sequence TTATGGTATTGCTAAGCGTCCTACGGCCAAGAGCGTAATGGATGCACTAGATAAGGCCATTAAAATAACCTCAGATTGTCCTTATCGCCGAACATTCCATTCAGATCAAGGATGGGCTTACCAGATGAGAGCATACTCTAACCGGCTTAAGGAAGAACGTATTTTTCAAAGTATGTCTAGAAAAGGTAACTGCTATGATAATTCCGTTATGGAGAACTTCTTTGGACTGCTTAAACAAGAGATTTACTATGGTGTCGTCTATTACAGCTATGAGGAATTGAAGTCGGAAATTGAACGATACATAAATTACTATAACGAAAAGAGAATTAAAGAGAAACTTGGATGGCTAAGTCCAGTGCAATACAGACTTAGTCTTCAGGCTGCATAA
- a CDS encoding metallophosphoesterase: MRSIKGKLILVLALVVFIIGFLYYENNGLMISHYKINSNKSLKGFKGFKIIHLSDLHSKKFGNNNKNMIKILKKETPDIIVITGDLIDRRKYDEDKSLKLIKRFKKIAPIYFVTGNHEGWSGKFNSLERKLENEGVIILRNDTKVITRGSDQIVIMGIDDPAFKSRTEHNNYSIVKKEISNMLTEENDQYIILLSHRPELFNLYNEFKIDLSLTGHAHGGQIAIPFIGALIAPNQGLFPKYYKGIHTYGESKMIVSRGLGNSIIPLRFFNRPEVVSITFD, from the coding sequence GTGAGATCCATTAAAGGTAAACTAATTCTAGTCTTAGCATTGGTGGTTTTTATAATAGGTTTTTTATATTATGAAAATAATGGTTTAATGATTAGCCATTATAAAATCAATAGTAATAAATCTTTAAAAGGTTTTAAAGGCTTTAAAATTATTCATCTATCAGACCTACATAGTAAAAAGTTTGGCAATAATAATAAAAATATGATTAAAATTTTAAAAAAAGAAACACCCGACATTATTGTAATTACGGGGGATTTGATAGATCGGAGAAAATATGATGAAGACAAAAGTTTAAAACTTATTAAGAGGTTTAAAAAAATTGCTCCTATTTATTTTGTGACGGGTAATCATGAAGGTTGGTCGGGAAAGTTCAATTCATTAGAAAGAAAGTTAGAAAATGAAGGAGTAATTATTTTAAGAAATGATACAAAAGTAATAACTAGGGGAAGCGATCAAATCGTAATTATGGGAATAGACGATCCAGCTTTTAAATCAAGAACAGAACATAATAATTATTCGATTGTTAAAAAAGAAATTTCAAATATGCTTACTGAAGAAAATGACCAATATATAATCTTACTTAGTCACAGACCAGAGCTTTTCAATTTATATAATGAGTTTAAAATTGATTTATCATTAACTGGACACGCCCATGGAGGCCAAATAGCTATCCCATTTATTGGTGCTCTAATTGCTCCTAATCAAGGTCTTTTTCCGAAATATTATAAAGGCATACACACTTACGGTGAATCTAAAATGATAGTAAGTAGAGGTTTGGGGAACAGCATTATTCCTCTAAGGTTTTTTAATAGACCAGAAGTAGTGAGCATTACTTTTG